TCCACCCCCCAGACTGGCCTCTTcaccccctcctccccatcccgTCCAGGCACCAACTCATTATAAATACCGTCGTAAACGGCCCTTCCGCCCGTCGATCCGCTACAGTAAGGCGACACAACCACTTCGTTGAGTTCGTGCCGTACCAACCCGGAATAACCAGTCTCACCGGTCCGCCTCTCAACCTCTCTAGCGGAAGACCATTTATTTCGTAGGCGACAATTACTTCGCCGGACAAGGCTTTCAAGAGGGTAACGTCTTTCCTATACCGATCGGTGGTAACCCCCGCAAAAGTTCCAGAGTCAAGACCATCCGACCAGATAAATCCCGCGCCAGGGAGAAGTGGGCCAGCCATGTCTAGTAGATGGCATAAGGGCACGCCAGTCCAAGTCACGTTTCCCACGCGGTTGGTACGGGTTGTAGGTGGCACGAGCGGACTTCCGTAGCATTCGTGGAAGGCGGTGATAGTCTTGGAGGGGAGGGCGAGGAGTTGGGGGAGGGTAAGGGTGTAGGGTGTGGAGACGAGGCCGGTTATGACGAGGCGGTAGGTGGCGGGGTCGATGATGGGTGGACCTAGGTGGATTGTttggaagagggaggagtcgggggtgaggaaggaggagaaggaggggggtggagggggagggcggaggtggaaaCCTGGTggggagatggagagggtGGCGAGGCGTTCGTTGAAGGTGTTGTCGTGGGAGGACATGGTTGTTGTGGAAGGCTTTGCTTCGAGTGAGAGTGCATGTCATCATCAGCCTACATTGAGGTGTTTGCCATGGTCGCATCTCGACGATGTGATGTTGACCAGGTCTGGTACGAAGTGACGTGAGGTTAGGCGTAAGAGTCGAACAACCTAAAGCTCGACAGCATGGGAGCTCTCCActcttctccaccttctGTCGTCAACCCAAGCACATACATCTCCGAGACCCCAAAaatcgacatcctcctctgtAGTAGAATCAGCAATTGTCTGAGAAAGTCGGGCTATTCCCGTCATCGAACGATGTATCCTAAATCGCACCCGGCGACCACAATCGTTCGATCCCATCAATCAGCTCCCGGCAGCAAGATACGGACAACAACCCTCGCTGCGGAAACAGTCCTACCTCGAGCTTGGCAGGTTCCTCGCATCCTACAGAAACGAGCATCGACAATCCGACCGACGCCAAGCGCGGTGCGCTCGGAAATCGCGGCATACCATCCATGGGGTCCCCGGAACATAGCTGTCGCAGAGCTGTCCACGTTGGCCTGTTGGAGGACCGCCTGGCAGGCATTCGTCCAGGAGCAGGCGGCTCAAGTCTCGAGGTTGTTCTTGGAGACGACATGCGTCGAAGGCAACGACGTGGATCTTTCTTGACCACAAGCAAACAGCGTGCTTCGGCCAAGTTGGTTCTTGTCAACAGAGGAATATGAAGATCTCCACGACTAACCGGCCAATCCTGCTTCTCAATCTACTATATCTCCGCGCGTCCGCAGTGTCATGACTGACTCCAAGAGGGGAATCCTTGCCAGCTATATACATACTCCATGCCGGAGACAAGGGCTCAAACGGATAAACCACCGCGTCATCCTTGCACGATCATCCGCCGCACAGCCTTCACCGACACCTTGCTCTGCGCATAAAAGTCCTGCTCCCATCCGCTCCAAAATCAcaccctcttcttcttcccgcAAACCAAGAGAACAGCCAGGTCCTCGCAAAAATCCGCccaccatcaccaaacaTCCAACAACGAACCCCAAGCCAAACAACatgaacatcctcctcctcgcctccaccCTTATGCTCGCGCTCCGCGCCTCCGCGGCTCCCCAGCCCGAAGCGGTCGCCAAAGGAGAAGACCACCTGTGGAAGCGCTTCCTCGCCTCCCGACCCGCGGACGGACCCGCGCTAGAATTGTGGAGGCGCCAGTGCCACGCAACCTGTGATGATCAAGGAAGAGAATGCACTTGCGTATGAATCTCCATTCCTTCTTGTCTGGCGCATTGAGTCCGGTGGGCTTGCTGACTGTGTGGTGTAGTGCCCGGGTGATGCTGGGTGTGGGTTTTGAAAGTCGCCGATGGTGGGCCCGCGATTGCTTGCGATGGGAGATGGTCAGGGAGTGAAGGAGGTGTGGGATGGGAAGTGGTGGATGACGCCGGAAAGGATGAGGTGGTGTGCAGGAGAGCGGAGATCGCAGTTTGGTGTGCTTCTGCTGCTTTCGACATTCGGTATCATTGGAGGGTTCTGGAACACTTTACCTTGAGGAGGGTTGTATACCAAATGTTTTCCGGCTCTCAATGCGGTCTGAACGACGTCGGTCTCATGTCATCGTATCCTCACCTTGGTTTCCAAATTCGAAAGAATCCCGCCTGGCTGCTTTGCTTCATATCGGGAGACCGTGAGCTCCGCCATCCAAGCTTCTTGACAATACAGCCAAATGCCAACAATGTACGAGCTGCTTGCTCTGCCGCGGGCCCGAGTCAACAGCGGTCGAAGTGAGGTGCAGTTGAAGCGAACCCTCGAAGTCAAGGTGTGGGAAGATCGAACAAGCTCCAGCTCTCTTCTCCACATTCGATCTTCAAGCTTCGAAcattcttcttcctccttccgtTTCACATCCGCCATCGCTGATGAATTTGTGACCTCACCTCACTCGTAGCCATGTAGACGTGCCGCGCAAGCCGTACATGTCGTGCGTTATGATGCAGGGCCTTTGTAACCTCGTCCAGCAGTAAGTACAATACTCTCTTACCTTCAGACGTTCCTCTTTTTCCTCAATCCATCACACCTCACCTCAAAAATCGCAAACATGGACTTCAAGAACCCCAACAAAGAGTATCGGACCACGCCTGAATTCGGCGAATACCAAGCCAACAACTTCTGGAAATCCAACAACGGCCTCGTTCCGCCCTTCAACACCCACCCTGACAAACTCGAAGCCCGCGCCCGCGAAAAGCTCTCCGAAGGCGGCTGGTACTAcgcctcctccaacgccggcctctccaccacccaccTCGCGAACCGTCAAGCCTTCTACCGCCACAAAATCATCCCGCGCATGCTCGTCGACACCAACAAGCGGGACACCGCGACCACCATCTGGGGCCACAAAGTCGCCGCTCCGATTGGGTTCGCGCCGATTGGGATCAATAAGATCTATCACCCGGATGGGGAGTTGCCGGTCGCGAAGGTGGCCAAGGAGTTAAACCTGCCGTATTGTTTGAGCACGGCGGGGAGTCAACCGATTGAGGATGTGGGCAAAGCGAATGGAGAGGGACCGAAGTTCTTCCAGTTGTACATGCCGCACGATGATGAACTGACGGTGTCGCTGTTGAAGAGGGCGGTGGAGTCGGGATTTTCGGCGTGTATCTTGACGGTGGATACGTGGCAGTTGGGGTGGCGACATGATGATGTTGCGGCGTCGAATTATGCATTCTATCATGGTATTGGGGCGGATTTGGGGTTGAGTGATCCGGTCTTTCAGAAGAGATTGAAGGAGGCGGGGATTGATCCGAGGACCCATCCGAATGAAGCTGGTGCGAAGTGGATTGATAATGTTTGGCATGGGAGAGCGCATAGCTGGGAGAAGATTCCGTGGTTGATGCGGACGTGGAAGGAGTTGTCTGGTGGCAAACCGTTCGCGTTGAAGGGCATTCAAGATGTGAGGGATGCGAAGAAGTGCGTCGAACTTGGCATTGATGGCATCGTCGTGTCGAATCACGCTGGACGCCAAGTCGACGGCGCAATTGCCAGCTTGGACGCATTGGAGAAGATTGTCGATGCTGTGGGCGACAAGATCTACATCATGTATGATTCTGGGGTGAGAGGAGCGTCGGATGTGTTCAAAGCTCTGGCCCTGGGAGCCAAGTTTGTCTTTGTTGGACGGCTTTGGGTCTGGGGATTGTCGATTATGGGTGAGCATGGAGTGAGGCATGTGATGAAGGGTTTGCTGGCGGATCTGGATATCATGATGAATGTTGCGGGTTGTCAGAGTGTCGATCAGATTGATCGAGACTGGTTGGATAGTCAGCCGAAGGGTGGATCGCTGATACCGGAGAAGAGCAGGCTGTGAGTGGGAGTGGATGTCAGTAGTATGGTCGATTCGAGGCCTGTTAACTGAATGCATGCTTTGAGAGTGCTGTGCTTGCAGTGGTGAGGAAGTAATTCCTGCCTGCTTCGAGTGCAGGTCAGCCTACTCGACTTGAGGTATTGCCCGGCAGGCTGGCATTTCATAGCCTTTGGCGAGCCAGTACTTGCACAAGGCGACAGCGGATCTGCGGGATGGTCTGCTTGACTCGAGATGACTGTCATCCAGCACTTTGATGACTACTGTTCCGACCTGGTTGCTGGATCTTGCGAGCGATTCGCACAATGCTATATGCCGAGTAGTATGCCTATCAGCCGGATATCCAGACAGATGCCAAAGCTTACAGCACCACGTGAACACCATCAGGATGTTGACGGCGGTCTGACTTCGCACTGGAGTATTTCCTGTTCTCCGCAGCAAGGAAAGGCCTCTCAGAATGTCTATCGATCAGGACAGGGCGATGGAGCTTCCAGGGTGATCATGGTAGCGGTCCAGCGTTGCACGGTGCGGAGGTATGGGCTGGTCTTCCGCGGGCAGATGTGCATGACCGTGTATATTGGTGCAACTTCTTTTATTACAGGCAGGAGGCAGGATCCTGAGAACTGCCACTTGGAACTCCTTGTGTAAAAGATTGTTAGTATCCCAAAGTGAGATCGACCTCGTTGATGTCGTGAGAAAGGAGAACGCGAGGATGAAGCGAACGCCCTTGCCTGGCTGATAGTTCTATCCGGCAATGTCACCGCCCCAACCAACGGCACGTCTTTTCACCCCTGCACAGAACGAGATCTGTCCTTGTACTCCGTGGTAAAATGCGCAGACTACTGCAGACTCGACGGCGCTACAGCAAACTATCCTTCGAAATGTTCATGCCCAAGCAGCTCAGCTCCCAGCTACCCAACCCGCCGCCGGAACAGCAGCTTCGAGCTTCCACCTTTGGCTTTTCCCACAAGCTTGTCCCGATCTCCACCAAAGCAAAGCACCTGCAGATCCCGATTCCCCCCTTGGGTCCTGCACGATGGTGTCGTCCCAGCAAGACGGCGGTGCTCCCTTGGTGCCGAACCGGACGACTACCGGACGCCCTGACTCGAGACCCTTTAAAGAGATGACTTGCATCTCGTCGCGCGGATCCATGGGATAAGAGCTGTTCTTCTACAGATCGCTTTGAAGGAGCTCTACCCATCGACCTGCACATCTCGAGTATCCCAGCGTGCCCAGCTTCTACGCATCTACCTCAGGCATACAGCACTGCTTCGTTACACTACACACACGTCAGGCCGCGCATCCCGGAGCATTGGCAGAGTCGCACAGCAGCGCCAGCCACACTCGGCGTCCGAAGCTTTCCCTCGACCATCGCGTTTCGTCTTGACCACCTCCGAGAGCTTCACCCTCCGAGCTTCTCTGATTTAGACCACTTCGCGACCGCTCGCCAGATCGCGCGTCTCTTCTCGCCAGCATGGACGACGCGCACAAGATCTCAATCACCGTCTGCGGCGACGGAGGCTGCGGCAAGTCCTCTATCACACTGCGACTTGTGCGCAGCCAATGGACACATGAGTATGCATGCACCCGGGAATGCGCTTGGACGAGTCCTAATACCAGTCCTTTTCAGATACGACCCCACAATCGAGGACTCCTACTCCGTAACCCGCACAATCGATGGCACAACCTACTCCCTCGCTCTGACCGACACGGCCGGACAAGAAGAGTACCGCGGCCTATGGTCGTCTTCAAATCTCAATTCTGatgccttcctcctcgtgtATGATATCACGCAACAGCCGACGCTCGACTCGCTGGAATATTTCAATCAGCTCATCGAAATGGAGCGCGAGAATCGTATCGAAAGAGGAGCATCACTGCCGGTGTGCATTGTGGCTGGCAATAAGTGCGATCTACAAGGGATGAGACAAGTTGGCGCAAGAGATGGTCTGGATTGGGCGAGACGTAGAGGATATGGGTTCATGGAGACCAGTGCGAGGGAAATGGTCAACATTGAGGAGACATTCGCGCGTATGTTCTGCCACACGTTAATTGCAACCGCGAGAGACCGTCAAATGCTGACCGTGACATTTAGTGCTCGTAAGAAGAGTCGTCGGCGCCCGACGCCAACATCTCGAGGGCATAATTCCGAATCTCCCCTCTTCCACAGCACGCACACGACCGCTGGAGCCGGTCGACACGAATGGCGACGAGAAGGCGGCATCGCCGAGTCCGCAGTGGGATTACCCGGAATCATTGAGGACGAGAAAATGGTGGCATAAATTCTTGTGTTGGAAATGATCAAGCAGAACTTGAAAGAAATATAGAGGCGCGACAGGACCCAGCATGAGCTCACGCTCTAGACAGACAGAAGGTGTAATCAGAGCACCATGGCATGAAGACAGCATTTTGGGTGGACGGAAGATTTGCGATGATACCCCGTTTTTGGACTTTCCTTGAGTTGGTTGATTTGGAGGGATGTCGACACATTTACACGATCTGGTACATCTACAGGACACGACCGATTTATACTCGATGTGGCCCCCAAAGCACTGTTTCAACAAACTCACGACTTTCGAAGTGGTCTATTTGGAAGGCAACACATTTACACGACCTGGTACTCGACAGGAAAAGCCCGATTTACATTTGATGTGGCCCCAAAAGCACCATTTCAACAAATTCACGACCTTTGCAGCTTGGTGGCTGTTTGATGGCGGTGTCCGAGCTGTCTGTGAAGAGATTCTGCATGGACCGCCGATGAGCATGTTTTGACTGTTTTGGCTATTGCGATCAACCGTGCGTTTGTGCGCAATCATCCCAGCTGACAATCATACAACCAGGCAAAAGCCCAAGCTTCGACATCAACCTCATCTGATGCCAAGCGTCTTTTGTATTTCAGCATCTTCCACTGAAATGAAAGCTTTCCAGAGCAAGTGAACAATTCCAGCTCCGGAAGGATGTTGCTAGCGAACCTGCGACAAAGCCAAAACCGGAGGAACAGCGGCATCGTGGATTCTTGAACGACAGTGCACGCGATGTTTCGGTTCTACCAGGCTGCCCGCCGTGTTGGCCGACGTTCCTGATGAGCTTGGTCGAACTTGGAAGATCTTGAAACTGGCGACAGAGGAAATCGACCAGGATCCCTGCTCCCCCGGAGTGCTGCTAATACATTGCAGCCCACGAATCAGTCCCGCACGGACCGGGGCAGCTCTGGCACATTGACGCCAGTGTTTCGGTATTTCAATTCTCGATCCATTGCGAACCTGGACGTACCACGTTGTGGAAATGCCTACAGATGCCGATTTTGGTGACAGGTCGAATAGATGGGCACCGACTGGGGTACTGACTGCGACTGTATCCTGGCGGTGATGGAAATAGGGAAGGAGTATAAGTCTTTGCATCGCACCTTCTTCATCGACAGGTTCTTTACAGACAGCATCTCTCTCTTGCAGCACATAACGACCGAGGACTCTCATTCACGTCTCACCGCCCCGGCATTGCCTTCTCTCTCTTTCTCGTTCTTCTTTCCAACACTCCTTTGCGGTCAGAAGTACACTCCTAATCATGCAGCTCTTCTCCCTGCTGTTGCACACGGCAGTGTTCACCGGTCTTGTGGCCGGTCTGGATGCTCGACACCCTCATGCCAAGTTCCACCATGAAGCCAACGATATTGCTCGACAGCCTCAGCCATATGGAGGCATGAGCGGACTTCAGCGAGGCTACAGATCTGTGGCGTACTACGTCAAGTAAGACTTTTCGCGAAGCTTGTTCTTCGGGAGACTCAGCGGCTGATGACAGTCTACAGTTGGGCGATCTACGCTCGCAACCATCCTCCACAGGACATCCCAGCCTCAAGGCTGACACACGTCAACTATGCCTTTATGGGtatcaacaacatcaccagCGAGGTCATCTTGACCGATGAATTCGCCGACGTGCAGAAGATGTGGCCCGGCGATGTCGCCACCGACTATACCAACACCACAAGCTCGCACGACGCCATGACCCATGACACGACCAATGGCACCAGCAATGAGTTGGAGATGTTCGGCAGCTTGAAGCAGCTGTACCTGCACAAGAAGCACAACCGCCACCTCAAGACCATGATGGTCATTGGAGGTTGGAGTCTGCGCAAGGCCTTTGCTCCGGCCTTGGCTACGGACAGCGGACGGAAGAACTTTGCGAAGACAACCGTGCAGCTGATCAAAGACTTGGTTCGTTGGCACCCATTCCATCGTTCGTCCACTTCCCGCTGACTCTTTCCCAGGGCTTCGATGGTGTCGAGCTCGACTACGAGTACCCATCCTCCGCCCAGGAAGCCGCCGACCTCGTCTCCGCCTGCCAAGTCATCCGCGAAGAACTGGACTCCTACTCCCGCAGCCTCAACGGCAACCcgcacttcctcctcgcacTCTCCGTCCCCGCCGGTCCCATCAACTACGTCCACTTCGACGTGCCCGGCTTCAAACCCTACGTCGACTTCATTAACCTGATGGCTTACGACTACCAAGGCTCCGTGTTCTCCAATTACTCCGGCCACGACGCGAACGTGTTCAAGTCGATAGACAACCCGCGCAGCACGGACTTTGAAACCGAGGACCCGCTCATGTATTATTTGAACGCGGGTATGCCGGCGGAGGGCATCACGATGGGTATGCCATTGTATGGACGCTCGTTTGCGAACACCTCCGGACCTGGCATGACTTACACCAACGCCACCGATGGGTCGTGGGAGCCGGCTGTGTGGGATTACAAGGTCAGTCACAACaccctcatcatcatcttcttACCCCCGTCCACTAACA
The DNA window shown above is from Zymoseptoria tritici IPO323 chromosome 11, whole genome shotgun sequence and carries:
- a CDS encoding ras small GTPase (Ras small GTPase), yielding MDDAHKISITVCGDGGCGKSSITLRLVRSQWTHEYDPTIEDSYSVTRTIDGTTYSLALTDTAGQEEYRGLWSSSNLNSDAFLLVYDITQQPTLDSLEYFNQLIEMERENRIERGASLPVCIVAGNKCDLQGMRQVGARDGLDWARRRGYGFMETSAREMVNIEETFALLVRRVVGARRQHLEGIIPNLPSSTARTRPLEPVDTNGDEKAASPSPQWDYPESLRTRKWWHKFLCWK
- the MgCHI2 gene encoding putative Chitinase, class V (Chitinase, Class V (Glycosyl Hydrolase Family 18)(Signal P secreted)) is translated as MSGLQRGYRSVAYYVNWAIYARNHPPQDIPASRLTHVNYAFMGINNITSEVILTDEFADVQKMWPGDVATDYTNTTSSHDAMTHDTTNGTSNELEMFGSLKQLYLHKKHNRHLKTMMVIGGWSLRKAFAPALATDSGRKNFAKTTVQLIKDLGFDGVELDYEYPSSAQEAADLVSACQVIREELDSYSRSLNGNPHFLLALSVPAGPINYVHFDVPGFKPYVDFINLMAYDYQGSVFSNYSGHDANVFKSIDNPRSTDFETEDPLMYYLNAGMPAEGITMGMPLYGRSFANTSGPGMTYTNATDGSWEPAVWDYKAMPQNGSQVYTDNTIVASWCYNKDTRYMVSYDTPEIAVQKTHYIVGKGLGGAMWWETSGDFKVDDQRSLIRTVTTELGNFGGMETSMNVLDYPQSKYRNLREGMPGQ